TGGCCTTGGTGATCTCCATCGGCATGGCTTACTACCAGTCGCGCGCCACGCCGCTTTATCGCAGCGCCGCCACGCTCCAGATCGAAAAACCCGAAAAGGTCGTCACGACCGTCGATGTCGTCGATACCGGCATCAATAGCGACATCGAGCTCAACACCTACCTGCAGGTCATCGCCAGCGCCAAGATGCGCAACCGGGTGCAGGAATCTCTCACCCCGCAAGAGCGCCAGGTCCTTCAACGTCCCTACATCAAAGACCTTGCTCCCGGCGCGACTCCGCCCACCGGGGTAGACCTTGGCGTGATGTCGGTTCAATCCGTTCGCAGCACCTTTCTGATCAACATCGCGGTCTCGCATCGCGATCCCGATGCCGCCGCGATTCTCGCCAATCGTTACATCGAACAGTTCATCGAAAGCCTGCTCGAGAACGTCAGCGGCGGCCACGACTACGCGGTCAAATACCTCCGCGACCGTGCCACCCAGCTCCAGGAGGAAGCCCGCATCGCCGAGCAACGCCTGCAGGACTACATGCGGGCCCAAAACCTCGTATCGCTCGATAACAGCACCAACATCGCCCAAGCCAATCTGAGCAGCGTCAACCAGGCGCTGCAGGGCGCCCGCCTTGATCGCCTCGCGATTGCCGAGCAAGAACGCCTGGTCGAGCGCTATCAGGCCGAGAAGCGCAACCTCCTCGAGATCACCGCTATCGCCGCCTATGGCTCCGTTCCCGATCTGAGCAAACAGCTCGAAACCTTGAACCGCGATCACTCGCTCCTCGCCGAGCGCTACTTGGAACGCCACCCCAAGGTTATCAACGTGGTCAACGCCATCCACGTCGCCCAAGAGCAGTTGGACACCGCCATCCGCCTTTCCATCGCCGACCTGAAGACCAGCCTCGAGCGCGCCGTCGCCCGTGAAAAAACCCTTGAAAAAGAATACGCCGCTCAGGAAAAGGAACAGCTCCGCCTGCGCGATCTCTCCATCGAATATCGCAGCCTCGAGAACCAGGCCCAGGTCGCCAAGAGCAACTACTCGCAGATCCTCGACCGTCTCAGTCAGGCCACGACCAGTAAATACCTGGAAAAAATCCCCGTCCGCCCGCTCGACCCCGCCTTGCCCGCCGGCAAGCCCTACACGCCCGACCTCGGCCGCATCGCCCGCACCGCCGTGGGCGTGGGCGTGCTGGTGTTCTTCGGCGTCGCCATCGGCCTCAGCTTCATCGACGACCGCATCAAGAGCGCCTGGGACATCGAGCACTTCATCGGTGCCAACCTGCTGGGCATCATCCCCGACCTCTCCTCCCTCAAGGACTCGGAGAAATACAAACTCGTCCTCGATAA
This portion of the Rariglobus hedericola genome encodes:
- a CDS encoding GumC family protein, which encodes MSSVQKPSSATKVSGRDEEIIERRTLRDYYIILRERLWIALPLALVISIGMAYYQSRATPLYRSAATLQIEKPEKVVTTVDVVDTGINSDIELNTYLQVIASAKMRNRVQESLTPQERQVLQRPYIKDLAPGATPPTGVDLGVMSVQSVRSTFLINIAVSHRDPDAAAILANRYIEQFIESLLENVSGGHDYAVKYLRDRATQLQEEARIAEQRLQDYMRAQNLVSLDNSTNIAQANLSSVNQALQGARLDRLAIAEQERLVERYQAEKRNLLEITAIAAYGSVPDLSKQLETLNRDHSLLAERYLERHPKVINVVNAIHVAQEQLDTAIRLSIADLKTSLERAVAREKTLEKEYAAQEKEQLRLRDLSIEYRSLENQAQVAKSNYSQILDRLSQATTSKYLEKIPVRPLDPALPAGKPYTPDLGRIARTAVGVGVLVFFGVAIGLSFIDDRIKSAWDIEHFIGANLLGIIPDLSSLKDSEKYKLVLDNKNTSGVEPFLGVYSSVKIHSKLDFPKSILVTSTIPGEGKTLISSNLAGSFARHGKSVLLIDCDLRRPMMHRHFELANEAGLITWYEKGASLDGDLTINPSLGITSIGENLSLLSSGGRSKSPTQLLESPIFGQLLEKLKKHYDLIVVDSPPLGAVTDSLLIAERVDEVIYVCRFNRAFRKHIRLYIKALRSGKNEILGVVLNGLSPRRIEYYSNYRYYRSYKKYYGTQD